GCAAGCACCGAAGATCTGTCAGAAGCAAGAATACCCTTGATCCACTTGGCCATTTGGCCCATAATCGAAATCAAAACCTTTTCTAAACTAATATTCAGTAAGAACGCTTTGTCTTTTTTCTTCTTGTACCAAGACATGATCTCATTCACTATTAAACGACCATCAAAAATGAATTTGTCGTTAAGGAAAGCGGATTTGGGACTCGGAGATAACCAACCCGATAACCATGAGGCGCTTTGCGAGGAGTTTAGAGAACCCTCAATTACTGGATAGGAAGGGCACCATTTTTTTCTAACAGCTAAATCAGACACTTTTATAAGACTCCAATTGTAGTTCTTAATTTTGCACCCATTAGCATGGAACTATAACCTCTAGGCCACAAGAAAATAAACACAATTGCAACACATGCTAAAACCGTAAGCCACTTGCTGTTGTTAAAATTTACAATTCAATTCTCATATGGAGTTGGActataaaatccaaaaaataacTAACATGCAAGAATCACACAAATATATTTATAGTAATACTATAATCCATGTTTATAGCTAGAAATCTTATTACTACATAAACATATTTTAACATGACATAAATACATCATTTATATCCTTATCACTTTCTATTAAAGATCTGTCATTTCAAAGTCTTTTCCAACTTACTTTACCATTTTTCACGACTACAAATCGTTAATGATGGTTCTACGATCGATAGCTTTTCCATCCTCTCTctcatttattatttattatgtcATGCATTGTTTTTAATTCAAAATTTCGTAATAAGAATAACGTTTAGTATTCTTTTAATTTAAAATAACAATATTTATAGTATATAGTTACTAGCAGTACAGATTTCATACCGTTTATATCATCAAATAACCAATCCTAGTACTTGGTTTTTACTGGTCaaacttaataaataatttatgtAGTTGTACAATGTTACAAAATGTAAAAAGTAATAGACAGAGAAATTCAACCCGAGTAAGAAATGAGAACGTagaagaattttttttttcttttttttttttcacaaaacaGCTTAAAACTCGGAGTTCAAACGGTTGTCATCGTGTTCAAATAAACTCAGCTGGACATAACCGAGCCATAACCGAACCGATTATGTAACAGGTTTTGTATACTAGTCCGGTTACGTAAATAGTGAGTTTTTGGAATGGAGACAAGTTTTAAGGGTTGAAAATTTATGAAATATCATTATCTTGTTGAAAAGAGTTATACCTAGAGCACGTAGGCCGCCAGTAACCAGCTCTGAGGAAGCTGATGCAATGCACAGTTAaaacaaaaagaaaggaaaaaaagTAATACTCATCACCAAGAACCCAGATATCGATAACATTTTATAATAAAACACACTggatttaaatttaattttatcaTTCATCAACACCACCGCTGTCACTGGTGCCAGCGGCGGTATCATCTGAATCCACATCTTCTACAACTGTCGTGTTACTATGAAGACTACATTCACTTTCATGATCCGAAGGTGTATGGATACTCCGTCCAACTATGGGTATGGTTTGAGTCAATCTTTGTCCGTCGCGAGGCGGGTCGAATACAACGGGCATGTACTCCTCCGCATCACATGGAAACCTCGAGTTCTTGAAGTGCTCTTTCAACGCGTCAAGTCCCTTCAAAATTTTTAGCAGTAAGATTTCTGTGTTAGGGATAACTAAATAATAGAATCGAAAATTTTGAATGACGAAAACCTGTAATCTAGCGTATGAAACTTCGCATATCTTTTTGGAGTTGAAAACCTCCCAATTTTGATGGTGAAACGCCTTGTAAAGCCTCATTGTTGCCTCGGGTGACGTCATGTTAACGAACCCGTATCCCACGTTGCACTTGTTCCTGTAATGTAACAAATTAATCGTGTTAAGTTCTACTTGGTGCCCTAATTAGGTGAGAAATTAGTAACATGCTTTACATGAAATCGATAGGGAGGTAGACGAAATCATAGGAAGATAGCGGCTCTTCTACGCCGCTGTCACTACCATCGCGATTTATCTGCTCGTTGCAATGGATACAATGACTGTCAAGCATGTTTAGCAACAGTTTTTGGCTGCACAATCATTGAACACACTTCAAATATACAAAACTCAGTTACACAAACTAAATTATTAACTAATAGATTAAAACTAAACCTGTATTTATTCGGAATGTTCTTGATCATAACCGTAGTTCGAGAATCAAAAACACTAGATTCAGAAATAACCCCATCTCCCCTGATTAGATACCTCGGATCATATTTCTCTCTCGTATATCTCGAACCCTTGCGTTGCTTACTCCAAGAGCACCCGCCTTGTTGGTCGGGTTGTTGTTTCTTCACAATCTTCTTCAACAAAGGCGATGGTGGTGGCGGAGGGCGATAAGGACGTGATTCCGACGGGAATTTACGTGGAACGATAATCGGGGGTGACCCGACAGAGCTAATGTGCCTAAATCTGCTGTGTTTAGGACCGGTTTTGTAACCTCCGGGCCGGCTAAACTCGACAACCACCGTGTTTCCGTTAATTTCCTTGCCGTTTATGTTAACAAGAGCCTTGGATGCATCTCTTGTGTCATAAAACTCAACAAACTTCTGATTCTTTTTCAGTGGAGTATCTCTCAATTCCTTTACACATCCTTCAATTTTTCATAATAAATACAGATTaaaaaccaaacaaaacaaaacaaaaaaaagataattattattattagtcaAATGAAGAACAGAATAATGCCAAAAATAGAAACACAAAATATCAACAGCATCAATATTGATCTCAAATTGACGAGGAAAACGACTTATCATAATATTATAACAAATAATAATTCCACTTATATTCAAAATGTGAATAATAAAAATTACCAAAAGCTTCAAAAATTTCTTTAACGGTTCCGGGGGTGACATCGGAGCTCAAGTTGAAAACAACGAGTGTCCCTTGGTTATGACCGCCGGGAAAACCGGCGGCGACCGGGAAAATGAACTGAGCCCAGACAGCCCGGCCGGCGACGAGGCCAGGGGCCGGCGGAGGGAGTGGAGGTGTGGTAAAAGAACAGTGGTTAGCATGGTAAAAATACGAGGTGGGAGCATAATTTTCCGGTGAGAACAACGTGAGTGTATCAAAGTGTTTCCGTAAACGATACTGTTGTTGCATGTGTTGTTCCTGAATCTCGTGCAACGCTTCCGTCGCTTGCCGGAGATCGTAAAAGTGTACGGTCACTAACCCGTCTCTCACCCGGTCCATTTGTACGGCTCTGACGTCACCAAAGACCTCCAAGTCTCGCCGGACTGATGATTCGCTGACGTCATGCGGGACTAAGCTTAGTAGTAGAGTCCGAGTTGGGGTGGGGGATGGTGGTGGCAGCGGCGGAGGAGCCTGAACCGGAGACTGAACTGGAACATGAACCGGTGGTGGTCGGTGAATGTTGAAGTTGTGAGGGTGTGAGTATGAATAGTACGTGTATGGTGGTGGGTGTGATGGTCGGAATTCTGGGGCGGTGGGGTTTAAGGTGGGGTGGAAAGGACGACCGGTGTGTTCCATGTGGTCGGAGAGTGAGAGGAAATGTGGTCAGATGTGTGTAGTCATAGGTGGTTGATACTCTCTCTCTAGATTGGAGTTCCTAGGGTTTATTCGACCAGtgtgtgtatatgtgtatgtgtatgtgtatgtgtatgtgtgtgtgcaGGGTCAAGTTCTCTAGAAAGGAACAAAAGGGAGGTTTGAGTGTTTCCATATGCATTATATAAGTGGaaatgttttctaaaaatataattgTTCAACACCCCAAAAACTAAACCAAAATGCATTACATCCCAAACACTAAATTCCAACGCGATCTAAATACATCCTCCTAATTACTAATTATACCCTTCTTGTGAGAGCCCATTCATAAGTATGTGAGGGAAGAGGAATGTATTGAGTAATTAAGGGGTGTATTTAGTAGCATCTTTTTTTTGGAGGCTAAACGTACCTTTCCACTTACTTGTAGAAGGTATCAATTCTATGAGTAAAAGTAAAGAAATGATATGATTGATTTAGTAGAGGAAAGAGCATGTTCGTTAAAAATCAATGTAGATGTGATGCGTTTAGTACGACACTCTTTTTCTTTTCGTGTTCCCATATGACAAGTGAGTGAAGTAAAGTTTTTATTATACAAATTGTGATTATTTATCcacgttttaataatttaaaatTGAAAAACTAAACCTTAACTTGTCAGCTAAAAGAGCATAagtttgattcgttttgagtctATTTAGAAAACACAAGCTCGGGTTGTTGGTATTTATACAAGGTTGAACTTAGATTGAGTTACGTTTAACTATTACTAATTGTCTTATATtggtatataaaaataaaaatacttaTATACATAATTTAATAATCTGTGTAAATAATCATGTAGTATTATTTATTATGTAACATGTGTTATCCTATTATATCAACACTATTATACTTACTCAAACAATTATAAACTCGTTTGATTCACAATTCTAGTTAAGCTTGGTGTATGAAGCTTTGACTTGAGCTTGTTTATTGAATCGTTTTACCCTAAGCTCATCTCAAGTTGATTTAATCTTAGCCTGATTTATATTATAATGAACCAAtcttatatatatagatatataggaGAATGCTATGCAAAAAACCCCATTTACTTAGAAAACTTAGGAAACCTTACTTGTGGCCTATATTAATCCACGTTGTCATAGTCCCTTGTTAATCCTTTTTGCTCTCAAGGTTATATCAGTAATTTCCCAACCTAAGTTATTTTCCCAATTTGATCTGACATGATCATTTAATGCCAATCAACTCATGTGTTCAAATCAGCCACCCCATATTTCTTTtaccctatttcatttcattttaattTATATCTTCTTTTAACAGAAAGAGAAAGTGCATATTTCATCTTCTCCTTCAAATTATCATTTCTCCATTAATGGCcatggagacaaatccaccaaccTCCAAGTTAATGTCACCGGTCCATAGTTTCCCCAACAGGTTCATTGACAACGATGAAGAACGAAGTGAAGAACGAAAATCAGATCGATCAATCCCTGATGAAGAACGTGGTTTTGTGATGAAGATGTTAATATATGAAGTCAGATCCACGTGGAAACCCCTTCCAGATCTTGTTCCATTCCTTTTAGATCTCCTTTGTCCACATGTTTCATAATGTTGTTACAGATTTGgatatttgtgagttttttacactttttttgtttatataaaatatgatttgtatatgttgtttcagatcttgatatttgtgagttttttaCACTCTTTTAGTTTTATGCAACATATGTTTTCATATATGTTTGATTCTGGGTATTTCGTATGGATTTTTCTGATTTTGTGGAGTTTATGTTACTTGATAACTTGAGCATGTAGGTATGAACTTTTGAAAGATGATTATAATTTACGGTTCTACTATTTTACACTTAAATATTGAACCAATAAAATATTGAATTTAAAATTGATATAGGTATGGACTTTATAAGATGATATTCAACGTCTGGCTCCATTTTTTACACttaaaataccaaaaattattcataaaacctggttgttaataggtttttgtgtaatggctgttttagagatgaaacatgattttttttgttaaaatggttcttaaaagggGTAAATCTTTATGTAATTtacaggtttttatttttttgttacagcacaacacaaataacacgtgttatagcaaacgttggtttcgtcaaacgtggatcagatgctcaaggatcatgaccatgtttatgttacagcacaacacaactaacacgtgttatagtttgaacttctcggacatgcatgtgttacatgtgacattgatgcgtgttagtgtatatatatttttagatgtttatttaagccctttttacacttttagccaagttttaaatttataaaacacgatatttactaacactaagcacacatatgggcaagtgcacccatcgtggacgtagtatagtgttggtaagataccgaggtcgtccaaggacacaagagcttttaataccggtttatcctcaacgtctaatcaaatcaaaaagttagaaaaatgttttaaactaagaaaaataaaaactaactaaatgctgaaaaataaaaataaaataaaaacagatagacaagatgaatcacttggatccgacacgtgtattagtataacctttgattattttcgcacttttgcacttgtttaagagattatcttagttattgtagtaggcccctttttcgaaggcgacgttaccctcaacccagtagtttgagtcagcaaggatacaatcctaaagggtcggattattgaaagataatgaattaagttattaatgcaaattatggtaggccccgttttcggcggtgacgttaccctcggctaagtagtctgagtcagcagggatacagtcctaaatagccgggttatagtattaatagtagttagcttatgagggggtcaaagagtttggatccccgccatccaatacctatgggcattgaaggagatcctactaaatttgacccaggtcccaagcaggacctctaaacgctgaacaagggcaagacctttaccaaaccgttcccttaacccccgaccaggtagccaacatacctccatatagaccgtggagatatgaatgatgaaaatcttttattttatatagacagtaaaataatgccaagacaccacggacaaacgataaggaaagatcaccttcaacataagtaactagttattaaagtcattaatacaaaaccaaataaaaagtgcaaaagattaaaaataaaaagtattatactaaacacttgtcttcaccaagtgatgtaagagacttaggcaaacatggccttgattgtcaagaactcttacgatcaatcttggatcccgagacgactcacacactctatgatggacaatggatgatggtggtggatgatggtgttatggtggtgatgggtggtggatgaagtgtgagagaggtggtgtgccaagggatgagttgaaatgaagccaagcactcctatttataggctgaacagaagcctgggcacggccccgtgtccgctggacacgcccccgtgcccgtctgacactctctctcttcattaattgtaattcgcaattacaataaatgcacctgcaacactctgaccacgcccccgtgtctgctgggcacggccccgtggtgggcaatagaagcttctaccactttgtcttttgtgccaggactgaccattctggacactgccccgtgctcgctgagcacggccccgtgttgagctggacacgccccgtgtccgctggacacagccccgtgttcagctgggcacagccccatgctcagctgggcacagccccatgctcagctttcttcttgtttttgctttgggagatgctgtcgaggagtcgggcatgccacgtttcttccttttctttgtatttatgttggatttggctgcatttttgcttcttttgttcatttaagctcttttaaccctgaaaatacaaaaggaagacaaaagcacactttttccaacattagtacttaaaaagcgttagttttatgcctcatttgatgtaatttatatgttgcattttacacacatcagacatgaaacccatgtacaacataacacgtgttacgtgagacatgaaaacacatttttataacttccatggcatacgcacacccacatgtttacaaactgtttcaagaccgacccaaacaataaagcaagggtagccgctgaaaagctaaggcagcaaaggtagccgctgaaaagctaaggcagactgtcaaaggaagctccaccatttttcttagtgctatgtattttcgtttactagtaatatgtattttgagactcttattgttttgtctagtacatgatgttaaaacggtatggacttaacacattaTGGAAgccttaacacacgttataaaagagACTTAACAtacgttatatcaggtatactatgttgttattaagttactattggagtttatgcatccattctagaAGTTTTAACACATATTACTATTGGAGTTTACTAttggacttaacacattctggaagtcttaacacactattggagtttatgcatccatccTGGAAGTCTTAaaacatgttataatagaggcttaacacacgttatatcaggtttactctgttgttattaagttactattggagtttatgcatctattatggaagtcttaacacatgttataatagatgcttaacacatgttatatattTCAGTCGCTTaatacatgttacagtatgtatatacacatcatggtgttttggaaaccactagcttatacatgacaccatgttaggttaaaccaagattataacagaggcttaacacatttttatcccaggtatacataccatgttaggttaaaccaagattataacagaggcttaacacattgtaaaccactagcttatacatgaatacatgtcaggttacaaaaagattataacagtggcttaacacatgttatacattccaaaatgtgcaaaacaaatgaCCCGTTTCCTATTAtaccggtacatgtgttaccataaatggctcgtttcatattacacgttacatactaacttgtataagttttacgctcagtatccacattatcggatattttaaacatcaacaaaaataaaatagatattacttgtttttttaattaacaaaaggttaatacatgttatatataattctaacaggggcttaacacatgttatacatgaacacatgtcaggtttacatcatggtgttatgttacagcatgaaccactaacacatgttataaatgaacgaagacttctttcccaaatgatgtgacttattcaatgtccccgcattaacgtcgcctacatccatccagcttgtcaattgaatatcttttatggatctgtttctgtaaatcaacacacgttatatatcattctaacaggtgcttaacacatgttacatgtctgtctctgtaaatcaagcaacccaacaaaaaaaaatattgttaagatcaaaagccccaaacaagcaaccaaaccaacaaaaaaaaacccgttcaaaatctcatcctaaagttttggatttatttaaaatacattaacattaaccattactagaataCACATTAACTTctcctacatccatccagcttctcaattgaatatctttatgggtttgtttctgtaaatcaacacacgttatataacatTATAACAGGGGGGCTTAACACGTGTTATGGGCCTGAGTTTGTGAATCAagtaaccaaacaaaaaaaacacttactgttcagatcaaaaacccaaacaagcaactccaaccaacaaaaaaacagctactgttaagatcaaaagcccctaacaagcaactaaaccaacaaaaaacccgttcaaaatctcatcctaaagtttttgatttatttaaaatacattaacattaaccatggataccccattaaccaatactaaaacactttcagcacacaaaaacatattaacaaccatttcaacaaaaaatcaagtgtgaaatgatatttcaagaacacttaccggatctatacccgtccgatgaacacgaagaagatcttcaaaccttcttctcacacacacactcgtgcgtgtgtctttgtgataaagattgttgtttctctatctaaaacatcaactttctctctctaaaaacattcatcttgttaTCGCTCTTCTCATacacacactcgtgcgtgtgtctttgtgatTTTTTCAGACCACATGACGCTGAAATTATCTTCAAATGAAGATCACCATTGAATACCATGAAGCTTTCTTCTTTTCAATGAtgaagaaagaggagagagataaTAGTTAATTGAAAGATTTGACtagaagaaagaggagagagattaTGACACAAGTGGGTTTTGTCATTTTCAATGCCAAAAGGTGGGTTTTGTTCTACCGAAAATGCCCTCCCAGACTTTCAAATGTGCATTATACTATTTCTTTTAATTATAATTGTTACTAAAATGATGAGAGCCATTGATCAAGTTGGATGAAAGAGAATCAATGGATGAGGTTGGgtttccaaggttttttaaaaaagatggggtttCTTATAGAGCCCAGCCCTagatatatagggggctgctagaatgagaaccaccccgagttgtaagaaccgcgagaactacaccccacggagcgccgttcgccatgattttttttttacaagtagatgtgtatattataaacacaaccgtaaaaaatcatggcgaacggcgctccgtggggtgtagttttttacaccacaagtttgatgttttttaatttttttcttttttctttttttttcaccaaacttgtggtgtaaaaaactacaccccacggagcgccgttcgccatgattttttacggctgtgtttataatatacacatctacttgtaaaaaaaaaaaatcatggcgaacggtgCTCCGTGGgatgtagttctcgcggttcttacaactcggggtggttctcattctaccggctccctatatatatatatatataaaaccttGTTTATGGTCAGACTAATTGTTACCACATCATCATTTCTGGTTTAACGAACTATAGGGTTCTTTATTGTCTAACTAATACTCATCAATGCGTGAGCTAATTGGTCTCTAGTTTCATGAAATTCTAGCAATGTCATCAAGCTAGTTGATCTCTCCTTCAAGGTTATATAGCAACATGTTCTTCTATAAGCTACCAGATGTGCCAAGAAATTTTTATCAATTTTTTCATGGGTTTCTATTATGAATGTGGTAGTAGTAAACTAGTAAATATATTTGTGTAGTAGTAATAAGAATGTTTTATCGTTGCCACGTACGTAGATGTTCATCAGTCGAATTATAAACCGACAAACGAATTAAATAGGAAGAGTTTTGTTTTGAAATATTGAAAATCCATGAAGATTTTGAAGTACTGGCAATAAGTTATAAATAATTTAGTGTGTAGGtacacatgttttttttttccgtTACTAATGTATTAAATTAATTTCATTCATAGAGCAACCAGGACTAAAGTTGATTTTATTTGTATCGAACTTTGAACAAAAAAACATCCATGTTATTAAAAACGTTTTTTAAATGATAATGTATAGATGTTGTATTGAACTTTGAAAAAATAAAACATCCATAGTTGATCTGTAAAGTTGGTCTATCATATGTATTTATGAGTTGAAGTAAAAAGAAAATGTGTTTTTGTTAATGTATTTTATTTTACAGCATTTTGTTATGTTTTTAACCATAACTAGTAAAGTAAAAAACTTGCTCAGTGACGAATTTTCTTTAATTTTCTGTTCGATCATATTTAAGTTTACATAACACAAATTGTGGGTATGGATCATATGCAAGATGGAATTAGCGTGTGAAGTGTAAAAGATGATATGTGTTCTTTTTAATTTAAGGAGAAGGGTATTATGGTCTTTTTTTCGTGACCTACTTCATCCTTAATTTTCAAATGTCTATAATTTTTTCATACggtaatatttataaaaaaaatacaccGTATTAGTGAGTCTTTCATTTTCTTTAATTTGATTGACTATTGCTATAAATTTCCtaattttttagaaatttttattttaCAAGCTCTAAAGTTACGTGATTGTctaacgttacgtgattatgttcCAGTACGTAATTACTTACCGTATGTGCTAGTGGTAACAAATGCTCAGTGTGACCCTACAATCACGTACcatatgtaacaagtgtaacgtCGCCTGATTTATGAGTTGAAAATCATAGGGGAAGTGGGTTTATGTACTGgaacataatcacgtaacgttacaaaATCACGTAACTTTATAGcttgtaaaataaaaaataaacattaagaaaactataacaataaccaactcaaattaaagagaatgaaatacTCGTTAATACAatgtaatgtttttaaaaaaaaaattattatcgtatgaaaaagttatagtcATTTGAAAATCATAGGGAAGTGGGTTTATAAGTCAACAATATTGGATTTTTCAGTTTTGCCTTTTTTCTTACTTGTTTCCCTTGTTTTCAGTGAATTCTAAATATTGGGACCACGTAGTCTCAACTATTGACCTTGTAAATCAACGGTCCAGATTGTCTTCTACGTTTTGTATGTTAAGATTGTCTTGGACAATAACCTTCCTTATATATGGtataaacaaaaatatatatatataacatgacAGACATCGGTTTTAATAAATCAATTGAGCTTAGTTTTATATAATTAAGACTATATATGGTATAAacaaaataaatttaacatgatAGACATTAGTTTTAATAATTAATTGAGCTTAACTAAAAAAATGTTAGATAGCGGGTAGCCTCCTTACACATTATCCCTGTAAATGTTAATGGAAAACGTTGAATGTTAAAGTAAAATTTACATATGTTAttgtttaaaaatattaatttttcaaattttagatACAACGACGGTAAGATGTCATCAGGAACACAACACAATGAATTAAGATACAATGGTGTCACCATAAGCATTTCAATTAAGAGAACGACTAGTTTTTAAATTTTAGGTTAAA
The Helianthus annuus cultivar XRQ/B chromosome 6, HanXRQr2.0-SUNRISE, whole genome shotgun sequence genome window above contains:
- the LOC110865168 gene encoding protein terminal ear1 — encoded protein: MEHTGRPFHPTLNPTAPEFRPSHPPPYTYYSYSHPHNFNIHRPPPVHVPVQSPVQAPPPLPPPSPTPTRTLLLSLVPHDVSESSVRRDLEVFGDVRAVQMDRVRDGLVTVHFYDLRQATEALHEIQEQHMQQQYRLRKHFDTLTLFSPENYAPTSYFYHANHCSFTTPPLPPPAPGLVAGRAVWAQFIFPVAAGFPGGHNQGTLVVFNLSSDVTPGTVKEIFEAFGCVKELRDTPLKKNQKFVEFYDTRDASKALVNINGKEINGNTVVVEFSRPGGYKTGPKHSRFRHISSVGSPPIIVPRKFPSESRPYRPPPPPSPLLKKIVKKQQPDQQGGCSWSKQRKGSRYTREKYDPRYLIRGDGVISESSVFDSRTTVMIKNIPNKYSQKLLLNMLDSHCIHCNEQINRDGSDSGVEEPLSSYDFVYLPIDFMNKCNVGYGFVNMTSPEATMRLYKAFHHQNWEVFNSKKICEVSYARLQGLDALKEHFKNSRFPCDAEEYMPVVFDPPRDGQRLTQTIPIVGRSIHTPSDHESECSLHSNTTVVEDVDSDDTAAGTSDSGGVDE